A part of Meleagris gallopavo isolate NT-WF06-2002-E0010 breed Aviagen turkey brand Nicholas breeding stock chromosome 28, Turkey_5.1, whole genome shotgun sequence genomic DNA contains:
- the LOC104914499 gene encoding neurofascin-like: protein MLGMCLLTVRDNKDEHLNPEDKNVEDGSFDYSDEDNKPLPNSQTSLDGTIKQQESDDSLVDYGEGGEGQFNEDGSFIGQYTVKKDKEETEGNESSEATSPVNAIYSLA, encoded by the exons ATGCTGGGGATGTGTTTGCTTACAGTGCGTGACAACAAAGATGAGCACCTGAATCCTGAAGACAAGAACGTAGAAGATGGCTCATTTGACTACAG TGATGAAGACAACAAACCACTGCCCAACAGCCAGACGTCCCTGGATGGCACAataaagcagcaggagagcGACGACAGCTTGGTGGACTACGGAGAGGGTGGGGAAGGGCAGTTCAACGAGGACGGCTCCTTCATTGGCCAGTACACAGTGAAAAAGGACAAGGAGGAGACAGAAGGCAACGAGAGCTCGGAAGCCACATCCCCAGTCAATGCTATCTATTCGTTAGCATAG
- the TMEM81 gene encoding transmembrane protein 81: protein MAATKTFGSSCILGMMLPWVFCLPLGAASIPKVTIPAELLTAEAHIAVNATSCSVTCGLGLQVEEICEITAAGERKNCTTRRSHCTTTWGCGLLHFTIPVGKPSVLSCLSSDVIDLGVRGYSCTWKVAPGLITMNDVLFAPFRNPGFAVAFSPIKESDAGTYRCDVRVLKTFRVIKRIYFGVRVIRNDLVDLDFGKFLTREQKLAVRNEEGIEANSTLVDVEEKLYFWQRKSFQRSLIGIGTGLVGVIVVSMALRCLQERLRSRDAENQTQF from the coding sequence ATGGCTGCCACGAAGACCTTCGGGAGCAGCTGCATCCTTGGCATGATGTTGCCTTGGGTTTTCTGCCTCCCGTTGGGGGCAGCTTCCATTCCAAAAGTGAccatcccagcagagctgctgacagcagaagCTCACATTGCAGTGAACGCCACGTCGTGCAGCGTCACCTGCGGCCTGGGCCTCCAAGTGGAGGAAATATGTGAGATCACAGCAGCAGGGGAGAGGAAGAACTGCACCACGCGCCGCTCCCACTGCACCACCACGTGGGGCTGCGGTTTGCTGCACTTCACCATCCCCGTGGGCAAACCCTCGGTGCTCAGCTGCCTGAGCTCAGACGTCATCGATTTGGGTGTCAGAGGGTACAGCTGTACGTGGAAGGTCGCCCCGGGTCTCATCACCATGAATGATGTTTTGTTTGCACCTTTCAGAAACCCAGGCTTCGCCGTTGCCTTTTCCCCAATCAAGGAATCTGATGCTGGGACGTACCGCTGCGATGTGCGCGTGTTGAAGACATTCAGGGTCATCAAGAGGATCTACTTTGGGGTCAGGGTGATCCGAAATGACTTGGTGGACCTGGACTTTGGCAAATTCTTGACTCGAGAGCAGAAACTGGCAGTCAGGAATGAGGAAGGAATCGAAGCCAACAGCACCCTTGTAGACGTGGAGGAGAAGCTGTACTTCTGGCAAAGAAAATCCTTTCAGAGATCTTTGATAGGGATTGGAACTGGGCTGGTAGGAGTCATCGTGGTGAGCATGGCTCTCCGCTGCCTGCAGGAGAGGTTGAGAAGCAGAGATGCAGAGAATCAGACTCAGTTCTAG
- the CNTN2 gene encoding contactin-2 — MGGTAGFICTSLAVIICVVWCQAQSGTRSYGPVFEEQPAHTLFPEGSAEEKVTLMCRARANPPATYRWKMNGTELKMGPDSRYRLVAGDLVISNPVKAKDAGSYQCVATNARGTVVSREASLRFGFLQEFSAEEREPVKIAEGWGVMFTCSPPPHYPGLSYRWLLNEFPNFIPADGRRFVSQTTGNLYIAKTEASDLGNYSCFATSHIDFITKSVFSKFSQLSLAAEDARQYAPSIKAKFPADTYALTGQMVTLECFAFGNPVPRIKWRKLDGSQTSQWISSEPLLHIQNVDFEDEGTYECEAENIKGRDTYQGRIIIHAQPDWLDVITDTEADIGSDLRWSCVASGKPRPAVRWLRDGQPLASQNRIEVSGGELRFSKLVLEDSGMYQCVAENKHGTVYASAELTVQALAPDFRLNPVKRLIPAARSGKVIIPCQPRAAPKATVLWTKGTELLTNSSRVTITADGTLILQNISKSDEGKYTCFAENFMGKANSTGILSVRDATKITLAPSSADINVGENLTLQCHASHDPTMDLTFTWSLDDFPIDLDKSEGHYRRASVKEAVGDLAIVNAQLKHSGRYTCTAQTVVDSTSESATLTVRGPPGPPGGVVVRDIGDTTVQLSWSRGFDNHSPIARYSIEARTLLSNKWKQMRTNPVNIEGNAETAQVVNLIPWMDYEFRVLASNILGVGEPSLPSSKIRTKEAAPTVAPSGLGGGGGAPNELIINWTPTLRDYQNGDGFGYILSFRKKGTQEWLTARVPHAESLHYVYRNESIGPYTPFEVKIKAYNRKGEGPESLTAIVYSAEEEPKVAPFRVTAKAVLSSEMDVSWEPVEQGDMTGVLLGYEIRYWKDGDKEEAADRVRTAGLVTSAHVTGLNPNTKYHVSVRAYNRAGAGPPSPSTNITTIKPPPRRPPGNISWTLTGSTVTIKWDPVVAQADESAVTGYKMLYRQDSHSAPTLYLASKSRIDIPVPEDFTHAFVQIRVTGPGGDGIPAEVHILRNSGTSMMVEDSVTRPVPHAAIITTNSLAMVALIRYLEL; from the exons ATGGGAGGCACTGCTGGATTCATCTGCACCTCCCTGGCCGTCATCATCTGTGTGG TCTGGTGCCAAGCACAGAGTGGCACAAGGAGCTACGGGCCGGTGTTTGAGGAGCAGCCCGCACACACCCTGTTCCCTGAAGgctcagcagaagagaaagtgaCACTGATGTGCCGAGCCAGAGCCAATCCCCCTGCAACATACAG GTGGAAGATGAACGGCACAGAGCTGAAGATGGGGCCGGATTCCCGGTATAGGTTGGTTGCTGGGGACCTGGTGATAAGCAACCCAGTGAAAGCCAAGGATGCAGGCTCCTACCAGTGTGTGGCAACCAACGCCCGTGGCACAGTGGTCAGCAGGGAAGCATCACTCCGCTTTGGCT TTTTGCAGGAATTCTCTGCAGAAGAACGAGAACCCGTGAAGATCGCTGAAGGCTGGGGAGTGATGTTCACCTGCAGCCCCCCTCCCCATTACCCAG GCTTGTCCTACCGATGGCTTCTGAATGAGTTTCCCAACTTCATCCCAGCCGACGGAAGGCGTTTCGTCTCTCAGACCACAGGAAACCTCTACATTGCCAAGACAGAGGCTTCAGACCTCGGCAACTACTCGTGCTTTGCCACCAGCCACATCGACTTCATCACCAAGAGCGTTTTCAGCAAGTtctcccagctcagcctggctgCCGAGG ACGCCAGGCAGTATGCACCCAGCATAAAAGCCAAGTTCCCTGCAGACACCTACGCTCTGACCGGGCAGATGGTGACTCTGGAGTGTTTCGCCTTTGGGAA CCCTGTTCCTCGAATAAAGTGGAGGAAGCTAGATGGCTCGCAGACCTCCCAGTGGATCTCCAGCGAGCCCCTCCTGCACATCCAAAATGTTGACTTTGAGGATGAAGGCACTTACGAGTGCGAGGCTGAAAACATCAAAGGGAGAGACACCTACCAGGGCCGCATCATCATTCACG CTCAGCCGGACTGGCTGGATGTGATCACGGACACGGAAGCTGACATTGGGTCTGATCTGCGTTGGAGCTGCGTAGCATCCGGCAAACCCCGGCCAGCAGTGCGGTGGCTGCGGGATGGGCAACCTCTGGCCTCCCAG AACCGCATCGAAGTGAGCGGTGGAGAGCTGAGATTTTCCAAGCTAGTCCTGGAGGACTCTGGCATGTATCAGTGTGTGGCTGAGAACAAGCATGGCACAGTATATGCAAGTGCTGAATTAACAGTGCAAG CCTTAGCACCAGATTTTAGACTAAACCCAGTGAAACGACTGATACCTGCAGCCCGGAGTGGGAAGGTCATCATCCCATGCCAGCCGAGAGCAGCACCAAAAGCCACTGTGCTCTGGACCAAAGGGACCGAACTGCTCACCAACAGCAGCAG GGTGACTATTACCGCCGATGGCACCTTGATCCTCCAGAACATAAGCAAATCTGATGAGGGAAAGTATACCTGCTTTGCTGAGAATTTCATGGGCAAAGCCAACAGCACGGGGATCCTCTCTGTTCGAG ATGCCACCAAAATCACACTGGCACCATCCAGCGCTGATATCAATGTGGGTGAAAACCTCACTCTGCAGTGCCACGCATCCCATGATCCAACCATGGACCTGACCTTCACCTGGTCCCTGGATGATTTCCCCATTGACTTGGACAAGTCGGAGGGGCACTATCGGCGAGCCAGCGTG AAGGAAGCTGTCGGGGACCTCGCTATCGTCAACGCCCAGCTGAAGCACTCGGGGCGGTACACGTGCACAGCCCAAACGGTTGTGGACAGCACTTCGGAGTCGGCCACGCTGACTGTCAGAG GACCCCCGGGGCCCCCTGGGGGTGTGGTGGTGAGAGACATTGGTGACACCACTGTCCAACTGAGCTGGAGCCGTGGCTTCGACAACCACAGCCCCATCGCCAGGTACAGCATCGAGGCCAGGACACTGCTCTCCAACAAATGGAAGCAGATGCGCACCA ATCCTGTAAACATCGAAGGCAATGCCGAGACAGCCCAGGTGGTGAACCTCATCCCTTGGATGGATTACGAGTTTCGGGTCTTAGCAAGTAACATCCTTGGAGTTGGGGAGCCAAGTTTACCCTCCAGCAAAATCCGTACCAAAGAAGCAG CACCCACAGTGGCACCATCTGGGCTCGGCGGTGGCGGTGGGGCTCCCAATGAGCTCATCATCAACTGGACG CCAACACTGCGGGACTACCAGAACGGAGATGGCTTTGGCTACATCCTGTCATTTCGTAAGAAGGGCACTCAGGAATGGCTCACTGCCCGCGTGCCTCACGCAGAATCCCTGCACTACGTGTACCGCAATGAGAGCATCGGGCCCTACACCCCCTTCGAAGTGAAGATCAAAGCATACAACAGGAAAGGAGAGGGACCAGAGAGCCTCACAGCCATCGTGTACTCTGCAGAAGAAG AACCAAAAGTGGCTCCATTCAGAGTTACAGCCAAAGCTGTCCTGTCCTCAGAAATGGATGTGTCCTGGGAGCCAGTGGAGCAGGGAGACATGACTGGTGTGCTGCTGGGTTACGAG ATCCGGTACTGGAAGGATGGCGATAAAGAGGAGGCAGCTGACAGAGTGAGAACAGCAGGGTTGGTCACATCAGCACACGTCACAGGCCTAAATCCCAACACGAAATACCACGTCTCAGTGCGAGCCTACAACCGTGCAGGAGCTGGGCCCCCCAGCCCTTCCACCAACATCACAACCATAAAGCCAC CACCAAGGAGGCCGCCAGGCAACATCTCCTGGACTCTGACTGGGTCTACAGTCACCATCAAGTGGGACCCAGTGGTGGCACAGGCAGATGAGTCTGCAGTTACAGGGTACAAG ATGCTTTACAGGCAGGATTCCCACTCTGCTCCCACGCTGTACCTGGCGAGCAAGAGTCGCATTGACATCCCAGTGCCTGAGGACTTCACTCATGCCTTCGTACAGATCCGGGTGACGGGGCCTGGGGGGGATGGGATCCCAGCAGAAGTCCACATCCTCCGAAACAGTG GGACCAGTATGATGGTGGAAGACTCGGTGACAAGGCCAGTGCCGCACGCTGCCATCATCACCACCAACTCCCTGGCCATGGTGGCCCTGATCCGCTACCTGGAGCTCTGA